Genomic DNA from Fusarium keratoplasticum isolate Fu6.1 chromosome 2, whole genome shotgun sequence:
GTTCATCTCGTACTCGAGGATGCGACGGTACAGGTCCAGCAGCGTCTGCCGGACCTGTAGTTGCAGACGCTCATAGTCTTCGGCGGATGTCCATGATGAGGGGTAGGTGCACCGGGCGAGGCTCATGTAGTGTGGGATGGTGGCTATCAGATGGACGAAGCCGCTGCGGAGGTCGTCGTGACGGAGGAGAgggtcgaggagaagctaCATCAGTCAGTCTTGTCCCAATTAAAAGATTCAGCGTACCTACAGGTGTTAAAGAGCAGATTCCCGCAAAAGCGAGAGCGGCGCTCGGTTGTTGAGGCATCAAAGAAGCAACAGTAGATCTCGCCTCAACAAGAATCTCACgagcatcgtcatcacccGAATCCGAGTTGGATGTAACGCTAACTTCGCGGTTCAAGCCTGAAGACGCAATCATGGACATGAGCTCCAGGCGTCGTTCGCCATCCATCGGCAGCTCATTCGGGTTTCCATGATGGCCGGGTCTATGCGCCTCGGGCAGTTCGTGGCCGATAATGTTCTCGTAGGCGAGCACGAGGCCATTGGATCGAGCGTCcttcttgagggcatcgtAGGCTGCGTTCCATAGTGCGATGTCGCGTGCGCGCTCCTCTTCTGCCGCCGACCCGCGACGACTCTGGCTATTTCTGTGACAGCGCAGAGGACAATTTGATGACATGCTGGAGGCGTGGGTGGAGGATGGAGCAGAGACAGAGGACTTGGAGGTGACAGAGGGAGGATGAGTATGACGGCGAATCTTGCCGACGATGCGTTTAACTTTGCCAGCTGAGCCAAGATGGCCTGGTGATGGTTGTGTAGAGGTCTTCATGTTGATGGTATAGATGTGGTGTATGGACTGACGACGAATGTATTCATTGATGGGTAGGAATGcgagagaagaaaagagagatcCATTCCTTACAAGAAGCAACTTACAAAGGGTCACGAATCCTGTTTAATTGAAATATAAGCCCAGCTGAAGCGGGCTATTGATAGTctatcatcgtcatcgtgaACCACCCCAAAATGGGGAACCACCAGAACAAAAAGGAACGGTCTGGGGCAAAATTGAGGGGGGTGAGCCGGGTCAATGGGTCTCTTGGATCTGACGAGAGAAGAATCCCAGCACAACGGCAGTTGTTTTTTTCTGGTGACACCCAGCGCTCGGGGCCAAGATGACAGGCAGCGAAGATCACGAGGTCCATCGTTCCAGCAATCGGCCGAGATGTCAAGACGCCGCGAGTAAACGAACCAGTGACGTCTGCGAATTGACcaaaggaagaaaagggaCCGACGAGTCAGGAGAGAGCGGGTTCCCAATGCCTAGAAGATCCGTGGGGTCGATGAAGTCATCCCAGAGCTCCAGCTCTTGGAGCTCTGCCCAGGCGAACATCCattgttggttgttggccGTGCCGCGGCGGCCGAGAAAGGAGGGGGTCGTCATCGGTCGGAGCacggatgatgatggggccgacttggcgatgttgaGGTTGCGCTTGGCGGGTCGCTCATCAGGTTTTTCTTGATTCTATTATATAAGAGTAATCATGGATTAGGAGAGGCTGCACAAGATCAAGTATAGTTATTATTCCAACTATTATTTACTCAATATTGTACTGGGAGATGTCCCAAGTCATGAGTGCGTGTTAGCCAGAGCCAAATCCAGGtccaacttttttttttcttcaacCGCGGGGTGGATGAACTGCGGGTCGGGTTAGTGGGCTTCAGCGGAGCCTCTCCACTGAAAGTGCCTGCAGATCCACTAGCAGGATGGCCTCAATCTGGGCGGGAtccatggatgatggatgtcGACTTGGGAATCGATCATGGTCGCCTATCGTTTAAGTAGGTAGTGTTGTATTAGTCGTTAACATCTCTTCATAGAATGGTGTAAGCAAGAATCAAGATAATGCCTATCTCTCTAGCTTCTGGATCCTCTCACACACACCACAGTCAACTCGTGGGCTTGGGACATGAAGCCCAAGCTGAGGTTGTTTATGCGCATGGCATTCAGAACAAGGCGAGACAGACAACTTGTTTCAACCTTATCAATTGCTCATTTATACAATTATCCAAGGGAAAGAGAACCCAGTATAGGTATTAGTTGACGAGTAGAATCAGGTATTCTTAACGAGGTCAACGTTGCAAGATAGGACGAAtcctcaaggatggaaaTGCCGGTAATTGAATCAATTAAAAAAACATGTCTCATCTGATGATTCAAGACTACCTGTCAACGGCCATGTCTGTGCATGAATCCCACGTTTAACTCGAAACAAAGCCGTTGAGGAACGTCAACGGGTAAACACCAGCCACGGATATCGAAACATCGCGAACAAGGAAGCAAACGGACTTCAACGGCTGGCACTGTCAGCCAGCCGGTAACTGTCCACGATGAGCACGGTATTTTTCAAAATAGATCAACAAAATCTCCTTTCAAaacaccatcctcttcatTGTGATCCCAAGTCAACAACAGACGATCTACTCTACTTGAAACGCCCCATCACTCCTGTGATCGCATCCCACATTCCTCCTCGAGATAATAATCCACCATCTCCCCATCAACTTCCACTCTTCATCCGCCTCTTCACGCTTCCTCTTGTGCCGCTGCGCAGCACCTTCTTTTCTATCTTCTCAGTCTCTCCTTAACCAAGGTGTCGATCACCTTTTTTACCATTCACTCACGCTCATTGAATCACCTTCATACCCTCGACCTATATCTTTAGGTTCTTTTCGCCTCGACCTTTCTTTcaaaccaccaccagcaaaGTCATCATGCGCGTCCTCGCTCTCACGGCTGCCCTCATGGGTcttgcggctgctgctcccGCGCCCGCCCCTTCGGCCACCCTCTTTGACGACATCGTCGCCGTCTCTACCTCTACGGCTTGCGCAACCCCCTCGGCCACCCCCATCGCCTCTACTTTCTGGGTCCCCAGCGACAACTCTCGCAAGACGTGTGACAAGGCGACCTACAAGGCCAAGTTCGCCCCCTCCGACGTGAAGCGAGGCGACTTCCGCGACTGCGCATCCCTCCTCTCAGCCTTTGGACCTCACAACGGAACCTTTACCATCCCCGCCGTCACCAACGCCGCCGATGAGTACGGCACTGGCTTCGTCCCCATCGTCAAGTCAGACTCGTGCTCCCTGGGCGTCCGAGCCAAGGGCGGCGTTATGctgggcgacgacgacgtcgaCTGGATCGTGCAGAAGACGCTGCAGGACTACTCTTCCGGTTTCTTGATGGCAGCCCGTGGATCCGTCGACTGCGATGCTCTTGATGGTGggaagaaggccaagcttTACTGGCAGGTTTACGACTCTGAGAAGGGTTACTAGATGGATTGGTCTTGAGGGTCAAGGTGGTTttggatgatcttgatgatcGTCGGTTCTGTTCTACCTGTTGCGATACCCGATGGAAGCAAGAAGATGACAATTGGTAAAGCATTGTCGCCTACATGATGATTATGGATAGCTCTATTCTGATGTGCTTGTGTGACTTGAAGAGGCAGTTTACGATGCTGACAGCTTGATGTGAAACAACTCTCGGTTGGCCTGGGCAGTATCCATAATGTGAGCAATCTGCACAATGTTTTAGGGAAAGACCCAGTAGGTGAGGAAGAGAACAAGTAGACTCTAGTAACAACACCCAACTCGCCCTTGTCGTATACCTGAGAAACAAGGTCCTCCTCGCTGTCACTCTAGAGGGCAGAGTGTAACACCCTCTGTCCACCATACACGTAGCATAATGAGTTGAAGCAATGGCAGCGAAAATTTGGAATTTGGAATTCACCAATCGAGGCCTGTCTATTTACCCTAATCAATAGCGCAAAAGTGGGCTAGATTGCATTGCATTCCTCCCCTTGACCGCGAATAAGGCTAGCATCAAGGCCTTGCCATAGCCACCACAGGAATAAAGGACAGTCCGGATTCGGCAGCTGCACTACGGATTTCTCCGTCGAATGGATAAATGGTGAAGAATTTTCAACAAGGCTTGGCTGGGTGTGTGagggcatcgccaagatcatgGTTGTAATAGTTTGGAAGGTCAGGTATGTAGAGGCTGCTTGCGAAATGTCAAGACAGAAGTCTCGCCCAAGGCACAGCCGCGAAGTCGCGATGAACAGAATAGCTAGCGTCGCGAGGGTTGTCCAGGCCGTCTAGGCTTCCGGTCAGAGGAGCGGCGACGCTGGTCAGGCTTGGCTGCGGTCGAGCAAAGACAGTTGATCGTATGGATGAAGACTTCACTTTGAGATCAATGCTCCAAGCAAGCACCAGCAGAATGTCACTTTATCAGGTACCATTACTCAGACTTTGTCGAGTTCATTTGTATACAACACGAAACCGTACAATTCTTTCCGGGCCCCCTCGCTAGGCCATATCTAAATCCTTGATCCGTCTATATCCTTTTGTGTCAATCAAACAAATATGTGTAGCAACCCCCAATGCCTTTCCATGATCCATGTAAATGCAGTCGTTCGCGAACATAATGTCGCAGAGTCATTAGTCGTTAAGTTTCAGTCGTTGAATGTTAGTGGCAAGCACGGCGCCGCTCTTGGCGGACTTTGCATCCTTGGTTGCGTGAGGCACCCGCTTCTAAGGGGAGTATGCCgtcatcttgagcttcttgtgGCTCAGGTCGATGCTGTCGAGTCTAGCGATCTCATCGCTAAGCTCTTCGATCCGGCGGGCGCATCGCTGCTTGGTGTTTTCGGCGCTGATCTGGGCTCGCTCCGTGATTCTAACAATGCGGGTGAGCTTCTCCTGGCAGTCGGTGTAGTCGGCGCGCATGGCACATGCGACGGCGCTCTGATCGTGAGGGTCGATTCGGGTTTGGAGGCTGGTGAGTGCGTCTCGTACTCTTGGGTGGGACTGCTGGATGTAAGTCACGATTTTCTTAATCTCGGGAGGATACTCGGCCAACAGGGCCTTGAATCGGAGCTTCTCGCGTGCGTTGTCTCCCTTGACGGCGGCGATCTCGGGGCGAGGGAGGAGAGCTGTGGTGGGTGAGATCGAGGTCATCTGAATCGAAGCGCAGCTTTGCTTGTGAAATTGGCTGATGAGGGTCTTGAGGTGCTTAGCCTCACTGTTCATCTGAACAAGCTCGCGTTCGGCGGAAGAGAGGATGCCCCCGAACCACTGGTACCTTAGCTCGTTGTCAACGGGTCGGTCCTGCTGGTGAGAGCTGATGCGTTGGAAGTTGGTAGAGCGCTTGGGCGTGAGATGCTTCGGGTTGATGCCGTTAGAAGCCAGATAGTGCTTGGCCTTTGGAGAGACGTTTTGATAGGACGCTCCAGGGGGTTTGATAGACGATacaggcttgggcttgatcGGTGGTgcaggcttgggcttgacgtAGGCAGCTCCGGGCGGCTTGATTGAGGAGAAGGGATTGCGTCTGGTGtcagaagctccagaaggTGTGGTGAAGAGCCAGGGATAGCGTTTGATGGATTCAGGTTCAGGGGGTGAGGTCCAGTCGAATGCACGgggaggcgaaggaggcgACGGAGTGGGAGGTGGTGTCCTGGGCGTCCTGGGCGAAGGAGGGTTGGAGAAGCGAACCGAAAAGGGGACAGGCTGGTTGCATCGGGGTTCAGGCTCAGGGAGACGAAGCCAGTCAGGGCAGCGAAGCCATTCAGGGCGAGGGGGGCAAATGCTGTAGAGGTACAGAGCAATCTGTAAGAAGGGTATTCCGATGACTCCACAAATGACGAGGAAGctgatggcgttgagaacGGTGGGGATGCTGAAAAAGATGTAGAGGAAGACGGATCCAACACAGCGGAGGCGATGAAGCCAGATGTCGGCGTAGAAGGGCACCCATTGCTGATGGAGCCACTTCAAGAGGTCGCAGAGAACGAAGCTGAGAGAGTAGCTGGTGCGATAAAGCCAGAAGATGAGCAGGAAGCCGTGGGTCATGTTGCAGCCATCAGCCGTGATGAACTCGTTGCCGAGCCATCTAACAGCGGTGGGGACGTTCAAGAGGTTGTAGTCAATGATGGTGAAGAACTGGATCATGATGTTCCAGGTGAGGACGAGAATGTGCCAGCTAGCGGCAATGAAGTTGACAACAGCGGGCTTGTAGTCGAGCAGCTTGGCAAAGAAGGATCGTTGCTCTGGGAAGAGCTCGCGATACCGAGGAAAGTCCTTCGGATCGTAGTCGAGTTTGCGACGGAAGAACATGTTCGCGTACGTGAATCAGGGTGAATATGGGGCGAAAATGTTGTCGGGATGAAGGTGAATGTGTGGGAATTTGAAGGTTCGCGATGTGAGATGAGGTTGCTTTTGTTCTTGCTTGATCGTTGTGGTGATGAAAGAAGCGTGAACAATGCAGGTGAAGAAAAATAAACAAGCCTTTTCTCCATTGTGAATCATTTTGGCTGTTGCCTTATGCGGAGATTTTTGCTGTGCGTTTGTCGGCTGTTTGGCAGTGCCAGCTAGTGGTAAAAAATGAGGGTATTCGCgagtgccagtgccagtgtCCGCCAGCTGACAAGGTG
This window encodes:
- a CDS encoding NACHT-N domain-containing protein produces the protein MKTSTQPSPGHLGSAGKVKRIVGKIRRHTHPPSVTSKSSVSAPSSTHASSMSSNCPLRCHRNSQSRRGSAAEEERARDIALWNAAYDALKKDARSNGLVLAYENIIGHELPEAHRPGHHGNPNELPMDGERRLELMSMIASSGLNREVSVTSNSDSGDDDAREILVEARSTVASLMPQQPSAALAFAGICSLTPLLLDPLLRHDDLRSGFVHLIATIPHYMSLARCTYPSSWTSAEDYERLQLQVRQTLLDLYRRILEYEMNIVCAAASAWNMAARNVVDWQGWRTMDDAVREKDVEVMGEMEKYGTNEARALMEEKKKPVPEGGGRGSMSSTTDAEYGQ
- a CDS encoding Hce2 domain-containing protein, translating into MRVLALTAALMGLAAAAPAPAPSATLFDDIVAVSTSTACATPSATPIASTFWVPSDNSRKTCDKATYKAKFAPSDVKRGDFRDCASLLSAFGPHNGTFTIPAVTNAADEYGTGFVPIVKSDSCSLGVRAKGGVMLGDDDVDWIVQKTLQDYSSGFLMAARGSVDCDALDGGKKAKLYWQVYDSEKGY